Proteins encoded together in one Lysinibacillus sp. FSL K6-0232 window:
- a CDS encoding IS630 family transposase (programmed frameshift), with product MRKIVLIPEEQIPAALEELKLVMKEENNHKMFVRYQVIYMLLSGESYEKIVDYTGLSLATLFNYRKAYCEKGIAGLGRKKQPGRKRHLTAEQEARVVATIVNQTPKDAGFPVEMNWTAPLLRDWIERTFGVSFSVRGTRDLLYRLGLSYTKPTYTLEKADPLKQAVFLEKFEQAKKLIHGQIDRILFEDESMIRDYQAISNTWFLKGQQKIIPTYGRHQGVKLIGTLDYETGDVFCVQEEQYTAVEFLSFLEKVIARYPNERIVMVLDNARIHHAKLIQPFLEKYQDFFEFLFLPPYSPNLNLIEGLWKWMKTTVIHNVFYSNVGKIQRAVQGFIQMINQTPENTVNRLCLKL from the exons ATGCGTAAAATTGTCCTAATTCCTGAAGAACAAATTCCTGCTGCTTTAGAAGAATTAAAGCTTGTCATGAAAGAAGAAAACAATCATAAAATGTTCGTTCGCTACCAAGTGATTTATATGTTACTTTCCGGCGAATCGTATGAAAAAATTGTCGACTATACAGGTCTTTCTTTAGCGACGCTGTTCAATTATCGCAAAGCTTATTGTGAAAAAGGGATCGCTGGACTTGGACGTAAAAAACAACCTGGTCGAAAGCGTCATTTAACGGCTGAACAAGAAGCACGAGTCGTCGCGACAATTGTCAACCAAACGCCTAAAGATGCTGGTTTTCCCGTTGAAATGAACTGGACAGCGCCTCTTCTTCGCGATTGGATTGAGCGAACATTTGGTGTGTCTTTTTCTGTACGTGGGACACGTGATTTATTGTACCGTCTTGGTTTAAGTTATACGAAACCAACGTATACATTGGAAAAAGCAGACCCCCTCAAACAAGCAGTTTTCCTTGAAAAATTTGAACAGGCG AAAAAACTAATTCATGGTCAAATTGATCGTATTTTATTTGAAGACGAGTCAATGATCCGTGATTACCAAGCGATTTCCAACACGTGGTTTCTTAAAGGTCAACAAAAAATCATTCCAACATATGGCCGACATCAAGGGGTTAAGCTAATTGGTACATTGGATTACGAAACGGGCGATGTATTTTGCGTGCAAGAAGAACAATATACCGCTGTTGAATTCCTAAGTTTTTTAGAAAAAGTCATCGCTCGTTATCCGAATGAACGCATCGTGATGGTATTAGACAATGCGCGCATACACCATGCGAAATTGATTCAACCATTTTTAGAAAAGTATCAAGATTTCTTTGAATTTCTGTTCCTTCCGCCGTACAGTCCCAATTTAAATTTAATCGAAGGACTGTGGAAATGGATGAAGACAACGGTGATCCACAATGTCTTTTACTCAAATGTCGGAAAGATTCAACGTGCTGTCCAAGGCTTTATCCAAATGATTAATCAAACACCTGAAAATACGGTGAATAGGCTGTGCTTGAAACTCTAA
- the ybaK gene encoding Cys-tRNA(Pro) deacylase: MAKAKHAKTNAIRLLDQQKIDFDVIEYEIGDGQIDGISVAEKIGQPAARVFKTLVAKASAQKLFVFVIPVAGELDLKAAAKVVGEKKIEMLAVKDLLGYTGYVRGGCSPVGMKKLYPTVIDASAQQQGSIIVSAGKIGLQVHVQLADLIQITKAQVAQITATHD, translated from the coding sequence ATGGCAAAGGCAAAGCATGCGAAAACAAATGCAATTAGATTGTTAGATCAGCAAAAAATCGATTTTGATGTAATCGAATACGAAATTGGAGACGGTCAAATTGACGGTATATCCGTAGCAGAAAAGATTGGTCAACCTGCTGCAAGAGTGTTTAAAACATTAGTTGCAAAAGCAAGCGCACAAAAGTTATTTGTGTTTGTGATTCCTGTAGCTGGGGAGCTAGATTTAAAAGCGGCTGCAAAAGTAGTTGGAGAAAAGAAAATTGAGATGTTAGCTGTTAAAGATTTGCTTGGCTATACGGGCTATGTTCGAGGTGGATGCTCGCCAGTAGGGATGAAAAAATTATACCCAACCGTGATTGATGCCTCTGCACAACAGCAGGGTAGTATTATTGTAAGTGCTGGGAAAATTGGCTTACAAGTACATGTACAATTAGCTGACTTAATACAGATAACAAAAGCGCAAGTAGCACAAATTACAGCTACCCATGATTAA
- a CDS encoding SDR family oxidoreductase codes for MDTRVVAITGAGSGLGASLAKKYYELGYYVCLLGRTRTKLLKTAQSFEHRYAIYEVDVSSKSDVSKVMQAIKQEVGQIDVFINNAGVGDFDSAEHISEQAIHQMIDINLKGTIFCTQEVVKDMKKRDQGCIINIISLSGKRGKINESVYSASKFGARGFTESLALELEQTKVKVFGAYMGNMKTELWDGAKAEESYMDPDDVADIIIENTIERNNMVLEEIIIKNNKYKYIQY; via the coding sequence ATGGATACGAGAGTAGTAGCTATTACAGGAGCTGGAAGTGGCTTAGGTGCCTCCTTAGCCAAGAAATATTATGAATTGGGATATTACGTATGTTTGCTAGGACGTACGCGAACGAAGCTTTTGAAAACAGCACAATCATTTGAGCATCGTTACGCTATTTATGAAGTGGATGTTTCTTCAAAGAGCGATGTGAGTAAAGTGATGCAAGCCATTAAGCAGGAAGTTGGGCAAATTGATGTATTCATCAATAATGCTGGTGTAGGGGATTTTGATAGCGCTGAACATATAAGTGAACAAGCTATTCATCAAATGATCGACATTAATTTAAAAGGTACGATTTTTTGCACGCAAGAAGTAGTAAAGGATATGAAGAAAAGAGATCAGGGTTGCATCATCAATATTATTTCTTTATCAGGAAAAAGAGGGAAAATAAATGAGTCCGTTTATAGTGCCAGTAAGTTTGGTGCGCGAGGATTTACTGAAAGCTTAGCGCTTGAGCTAGAGCAGACAAAAGTTAAAGTATTTGGGGCATATATGGGAAATATGAAAACAGAATTATGGGATGGTGCTAAGGCAGAGGAAAGCTATATGGACCCAGATGATGTAGCAGATATTATTATTGAAAATACGATAGAAAGGAATAATATGGTGTTGGAGGAGATTATTATTAAAAAT
- a CDS encoding YczE/YyaS/YitT family protein — translation MSRVKSWRWAFFIGGLIVMSLGISMSIKGRILGTSPWDVLHIGLFKNFGLTIGTWSILTGLFIVVTTSIILREMPKIGTWLNMLLIGLFIDIFNWLLPTTTNYGLQVTYFIVGLFVLSFGCGMYIAPNMGAGPRDTLMMLIVEHFGGTIKTARMGMEILVTVVGWLLGGPVGVGTIIIALLSGYIVQYSLPYCRKVLIKHTGPIEGI, via the coding sequence ATGAGCAGAGTAAAAAGCTGGCGTTGGGCATTTTTTATTGGAGGTCTTATTGTTATGTCATTAGGGATTTCCATGTCTATTAAAGGAAGAATTTTAGGAACAAGCCCATGGGATGTATTACATATTGGTTTATTTAAGAATTTTGGTTTAACGATTGGCACTTGGTCGATTTTGACAGGGCTATTTATTGTCGTAACGACATCTATTATTTTACGAGAGATGCCGAAAATAGGCACATGGTTAAATATGCTACTAATCGGTCTGTTTATTGATATTTTTAATTGGCTATTACCAACTACAACAAACTATGGCTTACAAGTAACTTATTTTATTGTGGGCTTATTTGTTTTAAGCTTTGGCTGTGGTATGTATATTGCGCCTAATATGGGTGCAGGTCCACGTGATACATTGATGATGTTAATTGTTGAGCATTTTGGTGGAACTATTAAAACAGCGCGAATGGGTATGGAGATTCTTGTAACAGTTGTTGGCTGGCTACTAGGAGGGCCTGTTGGTGTAGGAACAATTATCATTGCACTGCTGTCGGGCTATATTGTGCAATATTCATTACCGTATTGTCGCAAGGTTTTAATCAAACATACAGGTCCTATTGAAGGGATATAG
- a CDS encoding VanZ family protein has protein sequence MSKNNITNIQGNAKLPLPYRDVIDTYYLPIKVIGWILFSIYSFVAFYKLVIDRLVNVAVILLKDDHSIGDLGLFDYSSWRITTNFVPFETILRYINYSQYFNWDIIIINLLGNLFIFTPMGFLLPLLSKKFRKAWVVICLGFLSSLAVETIQFIFTVGSADIDDLILNSIGAWLGYIAYKGILIPPKKVNEQSN, from the coding sequence TTGTCAAAAAATAACATAACGAATATACAAGGTAATGCCAAGCTTCCATTACCATATCGAGATGTTATTGATACATACTATTTACCAATAAAAGTAATTGGTTGGATTTTATTTAGTATTTATTCATTTGTGGCTTTTTATAAATTAGTAATTGATCGTTTAGTCAATGTTGCTGTTATTTTATTGAAAGACGATCATTCTATAGGTGATTTAGGATTGTTTGATTATAGTAGCTGGCGGATTACTACTAATTTTGTTCCTTTTGAAACCATTCTCCGTTATATTAACTACTCTCAATATTTTAATTGGGATATTATTATTATTAACTTACTAGGTAACTTATTCATTTTCACCCCAATGGGCTTTTTGTTACCATTATTATCAAAGAAATTTCGCAAAGCATGGGTTGTAATTTGTTTAGGCTTTCTTTCGAGTCTTGCTGTCGAAACAATTCAATTTATTTTTACAGTAGGTTCTGCTGATATTGATGATTTAATTTTAAATTCAATTGGTGCATGGCTTGGTTATATCGCTTATAAAGGAATATTAATACCACCTAAAAAGGTAAACGAGCAGTCCAATTAA
- a CDS encoding LacI family DNA-binding transcriptional regulator: MTTLKDVAKLAGVHPSVVSRVLNNNDTLHIKPETRQRIMDAVRESNYEPNQAARNLKNKETKMLAIIIPDFSNPVYAEIIKGAEKEAIKKGYTLIVSTLQQEKKNMTQQLLSLQTKVDGLLIGSITNEQEMTRTLNKFKKPFVIFNREVESVNNSVLLDDLTGSRIATEYLIELGHEKIAHIAGPLFTSTGLMRLKGYRESLNKYGLEYHAHFVQESDYSLQGGFAATKRLLQDQTGCTAIFASNILIALGVLEALHSEGIRVPEDISVVGFHDVFFANTIHPPLTTVELPLSKLGEVAVEKLIATLKGEHVIMEEKTIITGGKLIERSSVKRIKR; this comes from the coding sequence TTGACTACACTAAAAGATGTTGCAAAATTAGCTGGTGTTCATCCATCTGTTGTATCGAGGGTTTTGAATAATAATGACACGCTACATATTAAACCTGAAACACGCCAGAGAATTATGGATGCTGTTAGAGAATCTAATTATGAACCAAACCAAGCTGCCCGAAATTTAAAAAATAAAGAAACAAAAATGCTAGCCATTATTATTCCTGATTTTTCAAACCCTGTATATGCCGAAATTATTAAAGGGGCAGAAAAAGAAGCAATTAAAAAGGGATATACGTTGATTGTTTCCACTCTTCAACAAGAGAAAAAAAATATGACTCAACAATTACTCAGTCTTCAAACGAAAGTAGATGGACTGCTTATCGGTAGTATTACAAATGAGCAAGAAATGACCAGGACGTTGAATAAATTTAAAAAGCCTTTTGTTATATTTAATCGTGAAGTTGAAAGTGTAAATAATAGTGTGTTACTTGATGATTTAACAGGTAGCCGAATAGCTACGGAATATTTAATTGAATTGGGACATGAGAAAATAGCACATATTGCAGGTCCACTTTTTACAAGTACGGGTTTAATGCGTTTAAAGGGATATCGAGAAAGTTTAAATAAGTATGGTTTAGAGTATCACGCACATTTTGTACAAGAAAGCGATTATTCACTACAGGGTGGATTTGCTGCAACAAAGCGTTTACTACAAGATCAAACGGGTTGTACGGCTATATTTGCATCTAATATTTTGATTGCCTTGGGTGTACTTGAGGCATTGCATAGTGAAGGAATTCGAGTACCAGAGGATATCTCTGTCGTTGGGTTCCATGATGTTTTCTTTGCAAATACAATTCACCCTCCGTTAACAACTGTCGAGCTTCCATTATCTAAATTAGGTGAAGTAGCGGTGGAAAAATTAATTGCGACATTAAAAGGTGAACATGTAATTATGGAGGAAAAGACGATAATAACCGGTGGGAAATTAATTGAAAGATCGAGTGTGAAAAGAATAAAGCGCTAA
- a CDS encoding PucR family transcriptional regulator translates to MDSSIVKRTVQTLGQLIFRDIYSNDHQMEAPDWIKNWILGTIGADQLMINLKKLNLDKDIAEFIVMIIDCPDNQFLKDEFKYLSIFLKSQFKVIGIDLLPFIYNHQLTCILFTYKSCNRADIVVILERVEEYFKKKQQALKLAIGRPAQSLYKLSLAYKTANEVMFFHNTMYKQTLLFYQDIYIYRLIYPLYEKGILEDYVIDHLGPVIDYDYQFNSNLIETLRVYLYNNCSKKVTATALHIVRQSLYYRLERMKELIGEDFDEFPKKTVLETALVALDFLNAIGYDWKYSKKKIT, encoded by the coding sequence ATGGACAGCTCAATTGTTAAAAGAACTGTGCAAACTTTAGGGCAGCTTATTTTCCGAGATATTTATTCGAATGACCATCAGATGGAAGCACCAGATTGGATCAAGAATTGGATACTAGGAACAATCGGTGCAGATCAATTAATGATTAATCTAAAAAAGCTAAATTTGGATAAGGATATTGCTGAATTTATTGTGATGATAATTGATTGTCCAGATAATCAATTTTTGAAAGATGAATTTAAGTATTTATCAATATTTTTAAAATCGCAATTCAAGGTTATAGGAATTGATTTATTACCATTTATCTATAATCATCAGCTCACATGTATTTTATTTACCTATAAAAGCTGCAATAGAGCAGATATTGTAGTTATTTTGGAGAGAGTAGAGGAGTATTTTAAAAAGAAGCAGCAAGCCTTAAAGCTTGCAATAGGTCGTCCAGCTCAATCGTTATATAAATTATCTTTAGCCTATAAAACTGCAAATGAAGTGATGTTTTTCCATAATACAATGTATAAACAAACACTTTTATTTTATCAAGATATTTATATTTATCGATTAATTTATCCTTTATATGAAAAAGGGATATTAGAAGATTATGTGATCGATCATTTAGGACCTGTCATTGATTATGACTATCAATTTAACTCTAATTTAATTGAAACGTTACGAGTATACCTTTATAATAATTGCTCAAAAAAAGTGACAGCCACAGCTCTTCATATTGTTAGACAATCTTTATATTACCGTTTAGAAAGAATGAAGGAGTTAATTGGTGAAGATTTCGATGAATTTCCAAAGAAAACCGTATTGGAAACAGCACTAGTAGCATTAGACTTTTTAAATGCAATCGGGTATGACTGGAAGTATTCAAAAAAGAAAATTACTTGA
- a CDS encoding alanine/glycine:cation symporter family protein, whose amino-acid sequence MLEIVNAINGVVWGNALIFLFLAAGLIFTILMRFVQIRRLKDMVTLLFEKNDDNAGISSFQALAMSLGSRVGTGNIVGVALAISLGGPGAVFWMWVTGFLGSATSFIEITLTQVYKSKINGEYRGGVPYYIHKGLNMKWLAIASAIILTVAIGILWPTTQANTIALTVQSTFNISPLITGILLAILIAVIIFGGVKRIATVSEFLVPFMAFGYILICLIILAFNISEIPAMFSLIISSAFNLNATFSGLLGLAIAKGVQRGVFSNAAGLGSETFESGAANVSHPAKQGLVQAFSVYLDTLLICTATAFMILITGMYNVTGADGTAIVSSLPNAGPELYTQFAISTVIGSFGKYFMTASLFLFCFTTLITYFYKMDTNLVYLKSTLSIKGNSLDYIAKFGFLFMVVFGSVNSAALIWGLADLGVGLMGWVNMIAIVLLAKTAIKVLKDYEQQKKNGENPIFRPNLLNIKNADYWEELEQTRTVEQQEPENIKREKVPLI is encoded by the coding sequence ATGTTAGAAATTGTTAACGCTATAAACGGGGTCGTTTGGGGTAATGCGCTAATCTTTCTATTTTTAGCGGCAGGGCTTATATTTACAATTTTAATGAGGTTTGTACAAATAAGAAGGCTGAAGGACATGGTAACATTACTTTTTGAAAAAAATGATGATAATGCTGGGATTTCCTCTTTTCAAGCATTAGCGATGTCATTAGGAAGCCGAGTTGGTACTGGTAATATCGTAGGGGTAGCACTCGCGATTAGTTTAGGGGGACCTGGGGCAGTCTTTTGGATGTGGGTTACAGGGTTTTTAGGAAGTGCTACTTCATTTATTGAAATTACATTAACACAAGTTTATAAAAGTAAAATAAATGGGGAATATCGTGGGGGAGTGCCTTACTATATTCATAAAGGCTTAAATATGAAATGGCTAGCTATTGCCTCTGCTATCATTTTAACAGTTGCCATTGGGATTCTTTGGCCAACGACACAGGCAAATACAATTGCTTTAACTGTTCAAAGCACATTTAATATTTCGCCATTAATTACAGGAATTTTATTAGCAATCTTAATTGCTGTCATTATTTTCGGTGGTGTTAAACGTATTGCTACAGTATCTGAATTTCTCGTACCATTTATGGCTTTTGGCTATATTTTAATTTGCTTAATTATTTTAGCCTTCAATATTTCTGAAATTCCAGCAATGTTTTCGCTTATTATTTCAAGCGCTTTCAATTTGAATGCTACATTTAGTGGTCTTTTAGGTCTTGCTATTGCTAAAGGGGTTCAGCGTGGCGTATTCTCTAATGCGGCTGGTCTTGGTTCTGAAACATTTGAATCAGGTGCGGCTAATGTTTCACATCCTGCAAAGCAAGGTTTAGTGCAAGCGTTTTCAGTTTATCTTGATACACTATTAATTTGTACAGCAACTGCATTTATGATTTTAATTACGGGCATGTATAATGTTACTGGCGCAGACGGCACAGCAATCGTTTCAAGCTTACCGAATGCTGGACCTGAGCTATATACGCAATTTGCCATATCAACGGTTATCGGCTCTTTTGGTAAATATTTTATGACAGCATCTTTATTCCTATTCTGCTTTACAACATTAATCACGTACTTCTATAAAATGGATACAAATCTCGTATATCTAAAGAGCACACTTTCTATTAAAGGAAATTCTTTAGACTATATCGCTAAATTCGGCTTCCTATTTATGGTCGTATTTGGCTCTGTTAATTCAGCTGCATTAATTTGGGGACTTGCTGATTTAGGTGTAGGCTTAATGGGCTGGGTTAATATGATCGCAATCGTGCTACTTGCTAAAACGGCAATAAAAGTGCTCAAAGATTATGAGCAACAAAAGAAAAATGGAGAAAACCCTATTTTCCGTCCAAATTTACTAAATATTAAAAATGCTGATTATTGGGAAGAACTAGAGCAAACAAGAACGGTAGAACAACAAGAACCCGAAAATATTAAACGTGAAAAAGTGCCATTGATATAA